From Orcinus orca chromosome 3, mOrcOrc1.1, whole genome shotgun sequence, a single genomic window includes:
- the TMEM221 gene encoding transmembrane protein 221 isoform X1, whose protein sequence is MARSYGGRVLAAMILLGIPAAVLVALGAQLLFQLQAGRAELRGPRIDVVGPELGAGPGLPEDAAGALLPLAAALAALALVLGLTCLLLAALCGHLGAEMARGPGSGRSDWFLYDCRLLRHVALGLFCCGVSVYLAALSIYALLLFEIETGAAAASILGLGALVLVAALTHTLLRAARATRRGLHELSPPHFEDDPVCPSEVSKASSRAQPQQGTHHWSPYSSYPKPGDSFRSMVTATTPAAIGGGREGSLPAFRMHRTLSASEGHWEEVTHEMRSILSHRPGGSGKDSTLV, encoded by the exons ATGGCCAGGTCGTACGGCGGCCGGGTGCTGGCCGCGATGATCCTTTTGGGCATCCCCGCGGCCGTGCTGGTGGCGCTGGGCGCGCAGCTGCTGTTCCAGCTGCAGGCGGGCCGCGCGGAACTTCGAGGACCGCGAATCGACGTGGTGGGCCCGGAGCTGGGCGCCGGCCCTGGGCTGCCGGAGGACGCGGCCGGGGCGCTGCTGCCGCTGGCAGCCGCGCTCGCCGCGCTCGCCCTGGTGCTGGGTCTCACCTGTCTGCTTCTCGCCGCGCTCTGCGGCCACCTGGGCGCCGAGATGGCGCGGGGACCGGGCTCCGGCAG GTCTGACTGGTTTCTCTATGACTGCCGCCTCCTCAGACATGTGGCCCTCGGCCTCTTCTGTTGTGGGGTCTCCGTCTACTTAGCAG CACTATCCATCTACGCCCTGCTTCTCTTCGAGATCGAGACGGGTGCGGCAGCTGCCTCCATCCTTGGCTTGGGTGCTCTGGTCCTGGTGGCGGCGCTGACCCACACTCTACTCCGGGCCGCCCGGGCCACCCGCCGTGGCCTCCATGAGCTGTCCCCACCGCACTTTGAAGACGACCCTGTCTGCCCTTCTGAAGTCTCCAAGGCCAGCTCCAGGGCTCAGCCCCAGCAGGGTACCCATCACTGGAGCCCCTACTCATCCTACCCAAAACCTGGGGACTCCTTCAGATCCATGGTTACTGCCACAACACCTGCAGCCATAGGGGGAGGCCGGGAGGGCAGCCTGCCTGCATTCCGCATGCACCGGACACTGTCTGCCAGTGAGGGGCACTGGGAAGAGGTCACTCATGAGATGCGTAGCATCCTGAGCCACAGGCCAGGGGGTTCAGGGAAGGACTCCACTCTGGTGTGA
- the TMEM221 gene encoding transmembrane protein 221 isoform X2, producing the protein MARSYGGRVLAAMILLGIPAAVLVALGAQLLFQLQAGRAELRGPRIDVVGPELGAGPGLPEDAAGALLPLAAALAALALVLGLTCLLLAALCGHLGAEMARGPGSGRSDWFLYDCRLLRHVALGLFCCGVSVYLAALSIYALLLFEIETGAAAASILGLGALVLVAALTHTLLRAARATRRGLHELSPPHFEDDPVCPSEVSKASSRAQPQQDEETEAQRGAVTHQGSHGQY; encoded by the exons ATGGCCAGGTCGTACGGCGGCCGGGTGCTGGCCGCGATGATCCTTTTGGGCATCCCCGCGGCCGTGCTGGTGGCGCTGGGCGCGCAGCTGCTGTTCCAGCTGCAGGCGGGCCGCGCGGAACTTCGAGGACCGCGAATCGACGTGGTGGGCCCGGAGCTGGGCGCCGGCCCTGGGCTGCCGGAGGACGCGGCCGGGGCGCTGCTGCCGCTGGCAGCCGCGCTCGCCGCGCTCGCCCTGGTGCTGGGTCTCACCTGTCTGCTTCTCGCCGCGCTCTGCGGCCACCTGGGCGCCGAGATGGCGCGGGGACCGGGCTCCGGCAG GTCTGACTGGTTTCTCTATGACTGCCGCCTCCTCAGACATGTGGCCCTCGGCCTCTTCTGTTGTGGGGTCTCCGTCTACTTAGCAG CACTATCCATCTACGCCCTGCTTCTCTTCGAGATCGAGACGGGTGCGGCAGCTGCCTCCATCCTTGGCTTGGGTGCTCTGGTCCTGGTGGCGGCGCTGACCCACACTCTACTCCGGGCCGCCCGGGCCACCCGCCGTGGCCTCCATGAGCTGTCCCCACCGCACTTTGAAGACGACCCTGTCTGCCCTTCTGAAGTCTCCAAGGCCAGCTCCAGGGCTCAGCCCCAGCAGG atgaggaaaccgaggcccagagaggggcagtgacTCACCAAGGGTCCCACGGCCAGTATTGA
- the MVB12A gene encoding multivesicular body subunit 12A, producing MDPGSGADAAPLAGLAWSSASGPPPRGFSAISCTVEGAPASFGKTFGQKSGYFLCLNPLGSLENPQENVVVDIQVLVDKSPLPPGFSPVCDPLDSKASVSKKKRMCVKLVPLGVADTAVFDVRLSGKTKTVPGYLRVGDMGGFAIWCKKAKAPRPVPKPRALSRDMRDLSLDPPGQPSKGGFLERTLSRLGSRASTLRRSDSIYEASNLYGISAMDGVPFTLHPRFEGKSCGPLAFSAFADLTIKSLADIEEEYNYGFVVEKTAAARLPPSVS from the exons ATGGATCCGGGGTCCGGGGCCGACGCGGCCCCGTTGGCTGGTTTGGCCTGGTCGTCGGCCTCGGGGCCCCCGCCGCGGGGGTTCAGTGCG ATCTCCTGCACTGTGGAGGGGGCGCCCGCCAGCTTCGGCAAGACTTTCGGGCAGAAATCCGGCTACTTCCTGTGTCTCAATCCTTTGGGCAGCCTAGAG aaTCCACAGGAGAACGTGGTGGTCGATATCCAGGTCCTGGTGGACAAGAGCCCCCTCCCGCCGGGATTCTCCCCGGTCTGCGACCCCCTGGACTCCA AGGCCTCCGTGTCCAAGAAGAAACGCATGTGTGTGAAGCTGGTGCCCTTGGGGGTCGCGGACACAGCTGTCTTTGACGTCCGGCTGAGTGGGAAAACCAAGACGGTGCCTGGATACCTGCGAGTAGG gGACATGGGGGGCTTCGCCATCTGGTGCAAGAAGGCCAAGGCCCCGCGGCCAGTGCCCAAGCCCCGAGCTCTCAGCCGAGACATGAGAGACCTCTCCCTGGACCCACCTGGCCAGCCCAG CAAGGGTGGCTTCCTGGAGCGGACGCTCTCGAGGCTGGGCTCTCGGGCGTCTACACTTCGGAGGAGCGACTCCATCTACGAGGCCTCCAACCTCTACGGCATCTCAG CCATGGATGGGGTTCCCTTCACGCTGCACCCCCGATTCGAGGGCAAGAGCTGTGGTCCCCTG GCCTTCTCTGCCTTTGCTGATCTGACCATCAAGTCACTGGCGGACATTGAGGAGGAG tacAACTACGGCTTCGTGGTGGAGAAGACGGCAGCTGCCCGCCTGCCCCCTAGCGTCTCTTAG